Proteins encoded by one window of Streptococcus sanguinis:
- a CDS encoding BMC domain-containing protein, translating to MADRALGLIEVKGYLGAVVAADAALKAANVSLLNIETVKAGLNTVQLIGDVSAVRSAVDAAVELVQDKPYYLASHVISRLDNQTDLLFVPKRNSKTTKKEIASTAETIPSEKIEEKPQPVKETKAEPAKKLEGETRTYTREELEKLKVVELRSLAYHQEGIRLSKKEIKFANKKLLVETLMETIREE from the coding sequence ATGGCAGATAGAGCACTAGGTTTAATTGAAGTAAAAGGTTATCTAGGTGCTGTAGTTGCGGCAGATGCGGCTTTGAAGGCTGCCAATGTATCATTGCTTAATATTGAAACGGTCAAAGCTGGTTTGAATACGGTTCAATTAATAGGCGATGTCAGTGCAGTCCGCTCAGCGGTTGATGCAGCAGTTGAGTTGGTACAGGATAAACCTTACTATCTGGCCAGCCATGTAATTTCTAGGCTGGATAATCAGACAGACCTTCTCTTTGTACCAAAGAGAAACAGTAAAACAACTAAAAAAGAGATTGCTTCTACGGCGGAAACAATCCCTTCAGAAAAAATCGAAGAAAAGCCTCAGCCTGTAAAGGAAACTAAGGCTGAACCAGCAAAGAAGCTTGAAGGAGAGACAAGGACCTACACCAGAGAAGAACTGGAAAAACTAAAAGTCGTCGAACTACGCAGCCTTGCCTATCATCAAGAAGGTATCCGTCTCAGCAAGAAAGAAATCAAATTTGCCAACAAGAAACTTCTCGTTGAGACTTTGATGGAAACAATACGAGAGGAGTAA
- the eutA gene encoding ethanolamine ammonia-lyase reactivating factor EutA encodes MSDKILSVGLDIGTATTQLILSELTIENIASVFTIPRVYITDKKVLYKSEIIFTPISDQLLIEVDKIKNFVLNEYAKAGIQKKDIQMGAVIITGETARKENASQVLQALSGYAGDFVVATAGPDLESIIAGKGACSHQYSQEHHTSVVNIDIGGGTSNLAAFREGDVIDTGCFDIGGRLIKIDPQTQRISYIAPKLQTIIAEQGLQLAVGETVHRADLDRLIQEMVSVLEQSVGIDNHSPYYELLQTNHGLKLNYDLHCVSFSGGVADGIYLETTSADDFRYGDIGILLGRALRKSKIFEQKKVIQSAETIRATVVGAGSHTTDVSGSTITYISDILPIKNIPVLKLAASDEHEDKEGLQQIIKDKVAWFTLENEVQQVALAINGEKSPSFARVLEYAEAIVSGMSESIEKKIPLLVVVREDMAKVLGQCLFAQLPKDYPFVCIDSVDVQNGDYIDIGNPVIEGSVLPIVVKTLVFN; translated from the coding sequence ATGTCAGATAAAATTTTGAGTGTGGGGCTCGATATCGGGACAGCCACTACACAGCTGATCTTGTCAGAGCTTACCATCGAGAATATTGCTTCTGTGTTTACTATTCCTCGTGTCTATATTACAGATAAAAAAGTTCTTTATAAAAGTGAAATTATCTTCACACCAATTTCGGATCAACTTTTGATCGAGGTAGATAAGATCAAAAACTTTGTTCTGAATGAGTATGCGAAAGCAGGCATTCAGAAAAAAGATATTCAGATGGGAGCAGTCATCATTACTGGTGAGACAGCTCGCAAGGAAAATGCCAGTCAGGTGCTCCAAGCACTGAGTGGCTACGCTGGGGACTTTGTTGTTGCGACTGCTGGTCCAGACCTTGAGAGTATCATCGCTGGTAAAGGGGCCTGCAGCCATCAATATTCTCAAGAGCATCATACATCAGTAGTCAATATTGATATTGGTGGGGGGACTTCCAATCTGGCAGCCTTCCGAGAAGGAGATGTGATTGATACAGGATGTTTTGATATCGGAGGTCGGCTGATAAAAATCGATCCGCAGACCCAGCGGATTAGCTATATTGCTCCAAAACTGCAAACGATCATTGCAGAGCAGGGGCTTCAGCTGGCAGTTGGTGAAACGGTCCATCGGGCTGATTTGGATCGGCTGATTCAAGAAATGGTCTCCGTATTAGAACAGTCTGTAGGAATTGACAATCACAGTCCTTACTATGAGCTTCTACAGACCAACCACGGTCTCAAGTTGAACTATGATCTCCACTGCGTATCTTTCTCTGGTGGTGTAGCTGATGGAATATACTTGGAAACGACCTCGGCGGATGATTTTCGCTATGGGGATATCGGTATCCTGCTAGGCAGGGCGCTGAGAAAGTCCAAGATTTTTGAACAAAAGAAGGTCATCCAGTCAGCTGAGACCATTCGGGCAACCGTTGTTGGAGCCGGCAGCCATACGACCGATGTCAGCGGCAGTACCATTACCTACATCTCCGATATCCTTCCTATTAAGAACATTCCAGTTCTCAAACTGGCAGCTTCTGATGAGCATGAGGATAAGGAGGGGCTGCAGCAGATTATCAAGGACAAGGTAGCTTGGTTCACACTGGAAAATGAAGTCCAGCAGGTGGCTTTGGCAATCAATGGAGAAAAAAGCCCAAGCTTCGCCCGGGTTTTGGAATACGCAGAGGCTATTGTCAGTGGAATGAGCGAAAGCATTGAAAAGAAAATTCCGCTGCTAGTAGTGGTCAGAGAAGATATGGCCAAGGTTCTAGGTCAATGTCTCTTTGCTCAGTTGCCTAAGGATTATCCATTTGTCTGCATTGACTCAGTGGATGTTCAAAATGGCGACTATATCGATATTGGTAATCCAGTCATTGAAGGATCGGTCCTACCAATTGTCGTGAAAACATTGGTGTTTAATTAA
- the pduA gene encoding propanediol utilization microcompartment protein PduA — MANANALGMVETKGLVGAIEAADAMVKAANVTLIGKEQVGAGLVTVMVRGDVGAVKAATDAGAAAAENVGELISVHVIPRPHAEVEVILPHQE, encoded by the coding sequence ATGGCAAACGCAAATGCATTAGGAATGGTAGAAACAAAAGGACTCGTCGGCGCAATTGAAGCAGCTGATGCAATGGTCAAAGCCGCTAACGTAACTTTGATTGGTAAAGAACAAGTCGGAGCTGGTTTGGTAACTGTAATGGTTCGTGGTGATGTCGGTGCAGTCAAAGCAGCGACAGATGCTGGAGCAGCTGCAGCTGAAAACGTTGGTGAATTGATTTCAGTTCACGTAATTCCACGTCCACATGCTGAAGTAGAAGTAATCTTGCCTCATCAAGAATAA
- the eutC gene encoding ethanolamine ammonia-lyase subunit EutC: protein MDELQLKEMIRSLLNEMGGASAAKETVATEQNKAEKPPVSEEAKPTVSLQEEVKQDTSVIEDGIIPDITEVDIQEQFLVPNAINEEAYRKIKKFTPARLGLWRAGDRYKTQSVLRFRADHAAAQDAVFSYVSDDFIKEMGFIPVQTKATTKDEYLTRPDFGRVFPEDQQAIIKEKCKPNAKVQIVVGDGLSSSAIEANVKDFLPALKQGLKMFGLDFGEVLFIKHARVAAMDQIAELTGAEVICMLVGERPGLVTAESMSAYLAYKPTVGMPEAKRTVVSNIHKGGTPAVEAGAYVAEIIKKILDNKKSGIDLK from the coding sequence GTGGATGAATTGCAATTAAAAGAAATGATTCGCTCATTGTTAAATGAGATGGGCGGTGCCTCAGCTGCTAAAGAAACGGTAGCAACTGAACAAAATAAAGCTGAAAAACCTCCTGTTTCAGAGGAAGCCAAACCTACAGTTTCTCTGCAGGAAGAAGTCAAACAAGACACTTCAGTGATTGAAGATGGCATCATTCCGGATATAACGGAAGTAGATATTCAGGAGCAGTTCTTGGTTCCAAATGCCATCAATGAAGAAGCTTACCGGAAGATTAAGAAATTTACTCCGGCACGTCTGGGCTTATGGCGAGCAGGCGATCGCTACAAAACACAAAGTGTTTTGCGTTTCCGTGCAGACCATGCGGCAGCTCAGGATGCGGTCTTCTCCTATGTCTCAGATGACTTTATCAAGGAAATGGGCTTCATTCCTGTACAGACTAAGGCGACTACTAAAGATGAATACTTGACACGTCCAGATTTTGGCCGGGTCTTCCCAGAAGATCAGCAGGCTATTATCAAGGAAAAATGCAAACCTAATGCCAAAGTTCAGATTGTCGTTGGTGATGGTCTTAGCTCATCAGCTATCGAGGCCAACGTCAAAGACTTCCTGCCAGCTCTGAAGCAAGGTCTGAAAATGTTCGGACTGGACTTTGGTGAAGTACTCTTTATCAAGCATGCTCGTGTTGCGGCTATGGACCAAATCGCAGAACTGACTGGAGCAGAAGTTATCTGTATGCTGGTCGGTGAGCGTCCAGGTCTGGTAACAGCTGAGTCTATGAGTGCTTATCTGGCTTACAAGCCAACAGTTGGTATGCCAGAAGCGAAACGGACCGTTGTTTCCAATATTCATAAAGGCGGAACACCAGCCGTTGAAGCTGGAGCCTATGTAGCAGAAATCATTAAGAAGATTCTTGATAATAAGAAATCAGGAATTGATTTGAAATAA
- a CDS encoding BMC domain-containing protein: MEEKQRMIQEYVPGKQVTLAHLIANPDEVIFEKLGLQAEIKNAIGILTITPSEAAIIAVDIATKAADVQIGFVDRFSGSVVMTGDVSSVEAALIAVLQGLEEILGFSSTVVTRT, translated from the coding sequence TTGGAAGAAAAACAAAGAATGATACAGGAATACGTTCCTGGGAAACAAGTGACCTTGGCGCACCTTATCGCTAATCCTGATGAAGTCATTTTTGAAAAATTGGGATTGCAGGCAGAAATCAAGAATGCGATTGGAATCTTGACGATCACTCCGAGTGAAGCGGCTATCATTGCGGTTGATATTGCGACCAAGGCTGCAGATGTTCAAATTGGTTTTGTGGATCGTTTCAGCGGCTCTGTCGTGATGACAGGTGACGTTTCTTCTGTTGAGGCAGCTCTCATTGCCGTTTTACAAGGTCTGGAAGAGATTTTAGGCTTCTCCAGCACTGTCGTAACGCGGACATAA
- a CDS encoding sensor histidine kinase, which yields MMYKDKIKQLCQEQTNLDEADIEHLVQQADELLKNSAYANEDVFIDVKNIFSEHAIVIFHKKPESKLSLYENSVVGAMAYLENEPGVIRTLETGAPSIGLSARSQEGLAIHQTVFPIVREERVIGTLIIERNAPQTLPDHFSLDKEDGGFELRSTPEISAQEQFVLFDHIDEACLVFDRQGYLKYFNQAAADSYRHKLGYMDSIEGMHYSNLVLDSLTFEEIQQLGPQAPQEKPHQVEVHYGTYCFLVKRYLLAESENVVMICKDITDIKEKEAQLLTHTTTIREMNHRVKNNLQTVVSLLRLQAQQSPGADTKKALNDSMNRVLSIAATHELLSSQQDDSIQIEHLLKRVIENVQRCFSGHREITLTYSLEPELCLDSSRATSLALIVNELLQNSYEHAFKDKKNPEKPQIHLQVGLKNDIITLKALDNGSGYNQEHSFENHLGLLLVERFVQGKLFGTLSIHSDHEGTTTTIRFKK from the coding sequence ATGATGTATAAAGATAAGATAAAGCAGCTTTGTCAGGAACAGACAAATTTGGATGAGGCTGATATCGAGCATCTTGTCCAACAGGCTGATGAATTATTGAAAAACTCAGCTTATGCCAATGAAGATGTCTTCATTGACGTAAAGAATATCTTTTCAGAACATGCCATTGTTATCTTTCACAAAAAACCGGAAAGCAAGCTCAGCTTGTACGAAAACTCGGTCGTAGGTGCTATGGCTTACCTGGAAAATGAGCCAGGTGTTATCCGGACCTTGGAGACGGGCGCTCCTTCGATTGGGCTTTCAGCCAGATCGCAGGAGGGCTTAGCCATCCATCAGACGGTCTTTCCGATAGTGAGAGAAGAGCGCGTCATCGGAACGCTGATTATCGAAAGAAATGCTCCTCAGACTTTACCGGACCACTTTTCTTTAGATAAAGAGGACGGCGGTTTTGAGTTACGGAGCACTCCTGAGATTTCAGCCCAAGAGCAGTTTGTTTTATTTGATCATATAGATGAAGCTTGTCTGGTCTTTGACCGGCAGGGCTATCTCAAGTATTTCAATCAAGCAGCTGCCGACTCTTATCGCCATAAACTGGGCTATATGGACTCGATTGAGGGAATGCACTACAGCAATCTGGTCTTAGACAGTCTGACTTTTGAAGAAATCCAGCAACTGGGACCGCAAGCCCCTCAAGAAAAACCTCACCAAGTTGAGGTACATTATGGCACTTATTGCTTTTTGGTCAAACGCTATCTGCTGGCTGAGAGTGAAAATGTGGTCATGATCTGTAAGGATATTACAGACATCAAGGAAAAGGAAGCACAGCTCTTAACCCATACAACTACCATTCGTGAAATGAACCATCGGGTAAAGAATAACTTGCAAACCGTTGTTTCTTTGCTGCGACTACAGGCTCAGCAAAGTCCAGGAGCAGACACCAAAAAAGCTCTTAATGACAGTATGAATCGTGTGCTCTCCATAGCGGCGACTCACGAGCTCCTGTCTTCTCAGCAGGATGACAGCATTCAGATTGAGCATCTGCTGAAGAGAGTTATCGAAAATGTTCAGCGTTGTTTTTCCGGGCATAGGGAAATAACCCTTACCTATAGCCTGGAACCGGAACTCTGTCTCGATAGCAGCCGGGCCACTTCACTGGCGCTAATCGTCAATGAATTACTGCAAAACAGCTATGAACATGCTTTTAAGGACAAAAAAAATCCAGAAAAACCGCAAATCCATTTGCAGGTTGGACTTAAAAATGATATAATAACTTTAAAAGCACTGGATAATGGTAGCGGTTACAATCAAGAGCATTCCTTTGAGAATCATCTGGGTCTACTCTTGGTGGAGCGCTTTGTCCAAGGAAAATTGTTTGGAACCTTGTCTATCCACTCAGACCATGAGGGGACAACAACGACCATTCGTTTTAAAAAATAA
- a CDS encoding ethanolamine ammonia-lyase subunit EutB — MILKTKLFGRLYEFKSVKEVLAKANEYKSGDQLAGVAAESAEERVAAKVVLAQLKLSDLFNNPVVPYEEDEVTRIIIDDVNLRTYEKIKNWTVEELREWILDNKTKNVDIQWLSRGLTSEMVAAVAKLMTNLDLIVAANKIIITKHANTTIGMPGTFSSRLQPNHTTDDPDGIMASTMEGFAYGCGDALLGLNPVDDSVESVKRVLHKFNDFIEEYKIPTQHCVLAHVTTQIEAMNQGAPTGLVFQSIAGSEKGNEAFGFNAKIIQEAWDTALKVGTAAGPNVMYFETGQGSELSSDAHHGADQVTMEARCYGFAKRFDPFLVNTVVGFIGPEYLYDSKQVIRAGLEDHFMGKLTGISMGCDICYTNHMKADQNDAENLLVLLGAANVNYIMAIPHGDDIMLNYQTTGYHETATMRSLLNKRPIKEFEEWMEKMGLMEDGHLTEIGGDGSIFMRSN; from the coding sequence ATGATTTTGAAAACAAAATTGTTTGGTCGGCTTTACGAATTTAAATCCGTAAAAGAAGTGCTGGCCAAAGCCAATGAGTACAAATCAGGGGATCAGCTAGCGGGAGTAGCAGCAGAATCTGCCGAAGAGCGCGTTGCTGCTAAGGTTGTACTAGCTCAGCTGAAATTATCTGATTTGTTCAATAATCCAGTAGTTCCTTATGAAGAAGATGAGGTAACACGGATTATCATTGATGATGTCAATCTTCGTACTTACGAAAAGATTAAGAATTGGACAGTAGAAGAGCTGCGTGAATGGATCTTGGATAACAAGACTAAGAACGTAGACATTCAGTGGCTGTCTCGTGGGTTGACTTCTGAAATGGTAGCAGCAGTCGCTAAGTTGATGACCAACTTGGACTTGATTGTCGCTGCCAATAAGATTATCATTACCAAACATGCTAATACAACGATTGGTATGCCAGGAACATTCTCCTCTCGTCTTCAGCCTAACCACACCACAGACGATCCAGACGGTATCATGGCGTCTACTATGGAAGGTTTTGCTTATGGATGTGGGGATGCTCTCTTGGGCTTGAACCCGGTAGACGATTCAGTAGAAAGCGTTAAGCGGGTCTTGCATAAGTTTAACGACTTCATTGAAGAGTACAAGATTCCAACTCAGCACTGTGTGCTAGCTCACGTTACCACTCAGATTGAAGCCATGAATCAAGGTGCTCCAACAGGATTGGTCTTCCAGTCTATCGCCGGATCTGAAAAAGGGAATGAAGCTTTTGGATTTAATGCTAAGATCATTCAAGAAGCTTGGGATACAGCACTGAAAGTGGGAACAGCTGCTGGACCGAATGTCATGTACTTTGAAACAGGTCAAGGTTCTGAACTTTCGTCTGACGCTCACCATGGAGCAGACCAAGTGACTATGGAAGCTCGTTGTTATGGTTTCGCTAAACGCTTCGATCCATTCTTGGTAAATACCGTTGTTGGATTCATCGGACCTGAGTATCTCTACGATTCTAAGCAGGTTATCCGTGCTGGTTTGGAAGATCACTTCATGGGCAAACTGACCGGTATCTCAATGGGGTGTGATATTTGTTACACCAACCACATGAAGGCTGACCAAAACGATGCTGAAAATCTCTTGGTTCTTCTCGGAGCAGCTAATGTTAACTACATCATGGCGATTCCTCATGGTGACGATATCATGCTTAACTATCAAACAACTGGTTACCATGAAACAGCAACCATGCGTTCACTTCTCAATAAACGTCCGATCAAGGAATTTGAAGAGTGGATGGAAAAGATGGGCTTGATGGAAGATGGCCACCTGACAGAAATCGGCGGCGATGGCTCCATCTTTATGAGATCAAATTAG
- the pduA gene encoding propanediol utilization microcompartment protein PduA: MANANALGMVETKGLVGAIEAADAMVKAANVTLIGKEQVGAGLVTVMVRGDVGAVKAATDAGAAAAENVGELISVHVIPRPHAEVEVILPK; this comes from the coding sequence ATGGCAAACGCAAATGCATTAGGAATGGTAGAAACAAAAGGACTCGTCGGCGCAATTGAAGCAGCTGATGCAATGGTCAAAGCCGCTAACGTAACTTTGATTGGTAAAGAACAAGTCGGAGCTGGTTTGGTAACTGTAATGGTTCGTGGTGATGTCGGTGCAGTCAAAGCAGCGACAGATGCTGGAGCAGCTGCAGCTGAAAATGTTGGTGAATTGATTTCAGTTCACGTAATTCCACGTCCACATGCTGAAGTGGAAGTTATTCTGCCCAAATAA
- the eutL gene encoding ethanolamine utilization microcompartment protein EutL, with protein sequence MKNDRLGANVLSALLISNVDAGLAASLELKPHHRSLGIITSDCDDVTYVALDEATKAADVEVVYARSMYAGAGNASTKLAGEVIGILAGPNPEEVRSGLDVAVYEIENGASFYSANDDDSIPYFAHCISRAGSYLSEGANAEEGTAIAYLIAPPGEAMVALDAALKAADVQVGAFYGPPSETNFAGGLLVGSQSACRAACDAFANAVIAVANDPKSY encoded by the coding sequence TTGAAAAATGATCGATTAGGTGCAAATGTATTAAGTGCCCTTCTGATTTCAAACGTGGATGCAGGTTTGGCAGCTTCTTTGGAGCTGAAACCACATCACAGAAGCCTGGGAATTATCACTTCTGACTGTGATGATGTCACTTATGTAGCCTTGGATGAAGCAACCAAGGCAGCAGATGTTGAAGTGGTCTATGCTCGCAGTATGTATGCTGGTGCAGGTAACGCTTCGACTAAGCTGGCTGGTGAAGTCATCGGTATCTTGGCTGGTCCAAACCCAGAAGAAGTTCGCAGCGGTCTGGATGTAGCAGTCTATGAAATCGAAAATGGGGCTAGCTTCTACAGTGCCAATGATGATGACAGCATTCCTTATTTTGCACATTGTATCTCTCGTGCGGGCTCTTACCTGTCAGAGGGTGCTAATGCAGAAGAAGGAACAGCAATTGCTTACTTGATTGCTCCACCGGGTGAAGCTATGGTGGCACTGGATGCAGCTTTGAAAGCGGCAGATGTGCAAGTTGGTGCCTTCTATGGACCACCGAGTGAAACCAACTTTGCCGGCGGACTTCTAGTCGGATCACAGTCAGCATGCCGAGCTGCCTGCGACGCATTTGCGAATGCAGTCATCGCAGTAGCAAATGATCCTAAAAGTTATTGA
- a CDS encoding 1-propanol dehydrogenase PduQ, with protein sequence MYKISYKTELHVGKGALQQLSHYKNEHILVVADPFLKTSGTLDAILANFDDSNDIVVFTDIVPDPPIETVVAGIKSAGDKPISIVLSIGGGSAIDASKAMYYFAKKQGAFSEAILIAIPTTSGTGSEVTSFSVITDAERGTKYPLVTKEILPDVAILDADLVLSLPGNITADTGMDVLTHAIEAYVSTKATDFSDALAEKAIKLVFEYLPKAYKNGQDVEAREKMHAASTLAGMAFNTASLGINHSLAHAAGAKFHVPHGRLNSILMPHVIQYNAGIEFNNRNRQATDKTVASRYQDIAKLLGCSASSPVSGVRQLVEAIKKLQRKLEMPTSLREYGVKADAFAQYKVEISEAALHDGCTPTNPRVPTAEELLKVLEKAF encoded by the coding sequence ATGTATAAGATTTCCTATAAGACTGAATTGCATGTGGGCAAGGGCGCTCTGCAGCAATTAAGCCATTATAAAAACGAGCATATTTTAGTCGTTGCCGATCCTTTTTTGAAGACATCTGGCACGTTGGATGCTATTTTAGCCAACTTTGATGACAGCAATGACATTGTTGTTTTCACAGACATTGTGCCTGATCCGCCAATCGAAACGGTTGTAGCTGGTATCAAGAGTGCAGGAGACAAGCCAATCAGCATTGTGCTTTCTATTGGCGGAGGCTCTGCCATTGATGCTTCCAAGGCTATGTATTATTTTGCCAAGAAGCAGGGTGCCTTCTCAGAGGCTATTCTCATCGCCATTCCTACAACAAGCGGAACTGGATCTGAAGTAACGTCCTTTTCTGTCATCACGGATGCAGAGAGAGGTACCAAATATCCTTTAGTGACCAAAGAAATCCTTCCGGATGTTGCGATCTTAGATGCGGATTTGGTTCTGTCACTTCCTGGTAACATCACGGCTGACACTGGAATGGATGTACTGACCCATGCCATTGAAGCTTATGTATCGACCAAGGCTACGGACTTCTCTGATGCCTTGGCTGAAAAGGCAATCAAGCTGGTCTTTGAATACCTGCCTAAAGCCTACAAAAATGGTCAGGATGTAGAAGCGCGTGAAAAGATGCATGCAGCATCCACTCTGGCAGGTATGGCCTTTAATACAGCTTCTTTGGGTATCAATCACAGTCTGGCACATGCGGCAGGCGCTAAGTTCCATGTGCCTCATGGTCGTTTAAACAGTATTTTAATGCCCCATGTCATTCAGTATAATGCTGGTATCGAATTCAACAATCGGAACCGGCAGGCGACAGACAAGACTGTAGCGAGCCGCTATCAGGATATTGCCAAACTACTGGGATGCAGTGCTTCAAGTCCTGTGTCAGGAGTAAGACAGCTGGTTGAAGCCATCAAGAAACTACAAAGAAAGCTGGAGATGCCAACTTCTCTAAGAGAATATGGTGTGAAAGCAGATGCTTTTGCTCAGTACAAGGTAGAAATTTCAGAAGCTGCTCTGCATGATGGCTGTACTCCGACTAACCCTCGTGTCCCTACGGCAGAAGAGCTGCTTAAAGTATTAGAGAAAGCGTTTTAA
- a CDS encoding acetaldehyde dehydrogenase (acetylating), translated as MFLEDKDLVSIQEVRNLIRDAKKAQAELAKMSQEQIDTIVKVVAKACYDERERLAKMAAQETGFGRWEDKVLKNALASKGILEEIKDMKTVGVLSEDKEKKVLEVGVPVGVIAGLIPSTNPTSTVMYKALIALKAGNSIVFSPHPNALKSIEETVEIIKKAAKSAGCPDGAISAIHRVSIAATNELMRHKDTNLILATGGNAMVKAAYSSGTPAIGVGPGNGPAFIERTADVPKAVRQILDSKTFDNGVICASEQSIIVEEDMKEKVVAEFKKQGAYFVPAEDAKKLGSFIIQPSGAMNPKMVGKTPQVIAELAGISVPADARVLIAEETGVGKQYPYSMEKLAPVLGFYTVKDWLEACELSIKILHHEGAGHTLAIHSQNEEIIREFALKKPVSRLLINTPAALGGVGATTGLFPAFTLGCGAVGGSATSDNVSPLNLFNIRRVAYGTSELSDLRQAENMAVEEPKAVAVDGSNEEELVTLLVQRVLEKLK; from the coding sequence ATGTTTTTAGAAGATAAAGATTTGGTATCAATTCAGGAAGTAAGGAATTTGATTCGGGATGCAAAGAAAGCCCAAGCAGAACTTGCTAAAATGAGCCAAGAGCAAATTGATACCATTGTAAAAGTAGTAGCGAAAGCTTGTTATGATGAGCGTGAACGCCTAGCTAAAATGGCGGCTCAGGAAACTGGCTTTGGCCGCTGGGAAGACAAGGTATTGAAAAATGCTCTTGCTTCCAAAGGTATTCTTGAAGAAATCAAGGATATGAAAACGGTTGGGGTTCTCAGCGAAGACAAGGAAAAGAAAGTCTTGGAAGTTGGGGTTCCAGTCGGTGTCATTGCTGGCTTGATTCCATCAACCAACCCGACCTCAACGGTTATGTATAAGGCTTTGATCGCTTTGAAGGCAGGAAACAGTATCGTCTTCTCTCCTCATCCAAATGCTCTTAAGAGTATTGAGGAAACGGTGGAAATCATCAAGAAAGCTGCTAAATCAGCTGGCTGTCCGGATGGAGCCATCAGTGCGATTCATCGGGTATCCATCGCAGCTACAAATGAGTTGATGCGACACAAGGATACAAATCTGATTTTGGCGACTGGTGGAAATGCCATGGTCAAAGCAGCATACTCATCTGGTACACCAGCAATCGGAGTAGGTCCTGGTAATGGTCCAGCCTTCATCGAAAGAACAGCAGATGTGCCAAAAGCAGTTCGTCAGATTTTGGATTCTAAAACCTTTGACAATGGTGTGATTTGTGCATCTGAGCAGTCTATCATCGTCGAAGAAGATATGAAGGAAAAAGTTGTAGCAGAGTTCAAGAAACAAGGTGCTTACTTTGTTCCAGCAGAAGATGCTAAGAAACTAGGCTCCTTCATTATCCAGCCGAGTGGTGCGATGAATCCGAAGATGGTTGGTAAAACACCGCAAGTGATTGCTGAGTTAGCTGGTATTTCAGTTCCAGCAGATGCTCGGGTCTTGATTGCAGAAGAAACAGGCGTCGGCAAGCAGTATCCATATTCTATGGAAAAACTGGCTCCGGTCTTGGGCTTCTACACTGTCAAGGACTGGTTGGAAGCTTGTGAGCTGAGTATTAAGATCTTGCATCATGAAGGTGCAGGCCACACTCTTGCTATTCACAGTCAAAACGAAGAAATTATTCGTGAATTTGCACTGAAAAAACCAGTATCTCGTCTGCTGATTAATACGCCAGCAGCTCTAGGTGGTGTCGGTGCAACGACTGGTCTCTTCCCAGCCTTTACTTTGGGTTGTGGAGCTGTGGGAGGCAGCGCGACATCTGATAATGTCAGCCCGCTCAATCTCTTCAATATCCGTCGTGTAGCTTACGGTACATCAGAACTGTCAGACCTGCGACAAGCAGAAAATATGGCAGTGGAAGAACCAAAAGCAGTAGCAGTTGACGGATCAAACGAAGAAGAACTGGTAACCTTGTTGGTTCAACGCGTATTGGAAAAACTAAAATAG
- a CDS encoding ANTAR domain-containing response regulator — protein sequence MKGRILIVDDDPIVRLDIRNILEEADYEVVAEASDGFEAIDLCQKYRCDLVMMDIKLPLLDGLTAGKKILEDALAYSVILLSAYSDEHYVQKAKTNGISAYLVKPLDAKSLVPMVEVCIEKGRQLQQMSNEMVKLSKKIDDRIVIEKAKGLLMARDHLSEPEAFKRIRTISMQKRVPMIEIAKLLVLQDDV from the coding sequence ATGAAGGGCAGAATACTAATTGTTGATGATGATCCAATTGTAAGATTAGATATCCGAAATATATTAGAAGAAGCTGATTATGAAGTGGTGGCTGAGGCATCCGATGGCTTTGAGGCTATTGATTTGTGTCAGAAATATCGTTGTGACTTGGTCATGATGGACATCAAGCTTCCGCTTCTGGATGGCCTGACAGCGGGTAAGAAGATACTCGAAGATGCTTTAGCCTACAGTGTGATTCTACTGTCAGCCTACAGTGATGAACACTATGTTCAAAAAGCTAAAACCAATGGAATTAGTGCTTACTTGGTTAAACCTTTGGATGCCAAGTCCTTGGTTCCAATGGTAGAGGTCTGCATTGAGAAGGGCCGTCAGCTTCAGCAGATGTCCAATGAAATGGTCAAGCTGTCTAAAAAAATAGACGATCGGATTGTGATTGAAAAGGCTAAAGGCTTGCTGATGGCTCGTGATCATTTGTCAGAGCCAGAAGCTTTCAAACGCATTCGGACAATTAGTATGCAAAAGAGAGTGCCGATGATTGAGATTGCCAAATTGCTGGTGCTCCAAGATGATGTGTAA